From the genome of Watersipora subatra chromosome 9, tzWatSuba1.1, whole genome shotgun sequence:
TCGAAACCAGCGTTTCAGTGCCTCGAGTTGAGGTTTCCCAGGGTTGTTCAGATATTGAGATAACTTGGAAACTGTCCAACAGATATCTGGTCGAGTGGCCGTCATGAGGTATAAAAGACCGCCTATGGCTTCTCTATAGGGATAATTCTTCGTGTCGTCAGTTTCTGTGTTATTGTTAGATAGTAGCTGGATTCCCTTCCCAGCGGGTGTTGCTGCCGGTTTGCAGTTTTCCATTTTGAACTTGCGCAAGATCTTGGTTGTGTACCTCTCTTGGCTCATGTGGTAATGTCCTTTCTCACCAAATGAAAAGTCAATGCCAAGGAACCCTTCGAGTCTCCCTCTGTCATCCATGTGAAATCTCTTGTTCAGAAGCTTCTTTGTATAGTCAATCTTTGTTGGTTTGTTGCTCGCAATGATGATGCCGTCGACTCAGAACAGGATCAGAATTTGGTCTCTGAGATCAGCTTTTGTATAGATACATGAGTCACTTAAGTTTGAAGTGAATCCATTTGATGTCAGGAATTCTGTCAGTCTGATACCAGCTATGCCCACTTTGTTTCAGGCCGTAGATAGATTTTTTTCAGATGACAGCTGAGTTTTGTGCCATCTTGTGTTTTTTCC
Proteins encoded in this window:
- the LOC137405309 gene encoding uncharacterized protein — encoded protein: MDDRGRLEGFLGIDFSFGEKGHYHMSQERYTTKILRKFKMENCKPAATPAGKGIQLLSNNNTETDDTKNYPYREAIGGLLYLMTATRPDICWTVSKLSQYLNNPGKPQLEALKRWFRYIQVTKHYKLTFTQSRGNLTGYCD